The nucleotide window CGGTCTGGAAGCGACGGCACACAATGGCTCCGGCCCGCTCGTCACCGATCTCGCTGTACCCGCTCGCGACTGGGGGTTCGATCCCGGAGCGATCGACGTGCCGACCTCGCTGTGGTACGGCAAGGCCGACCGGATCGTTTCGCTGTCGATGGCTATCCACTACACCGAATCGATCCCGACCGCCGAGGCTCACATCTACCCCGAGCAGGGCCATCTCTCGACCATCGACGAAAACGAGGAACGGATCTTCGACGCGCTCGCTGGCGATTAGTGTTCGACCATCTCGACGAGTATACCACCAGTCGACTTCGGATGGAGGAAGGCGACGTCGTGACCCCACGCGCCCGGTCGTGGCTCCTCGTCGATGAGTTCGACGCCTCGGTCGTCCATCCGGTCGAGCGCCTCTGCGATGTCGTCGGTCGCGAGCGCGAAGTGGTGGATGCCCGGTCCGTTCCGGTCGAGATAGCGCGCGATGGTACCCTCCTCGCGGGGTTCGAGCAACTCGAAGTAGCTCTCGCCGCAGTCGAGAAAGCGAACGGCCATCCCGTCGAAGCGCTCCTCGTGGACGACCGGCGTGTCGAACAGGTCGGCGTACAGTTCGGCGAGCCCGTCGGCGTCGTCGGTGGCGATGCCGGCGTGATCGAAGTTCACAGCGCGGCCCCGCCTTGGTGCTCGCCGAAGACATCGCGCATCGCGTCGGCGATCTCGCCGGTCGTGGCCTCGGCTTTCACCGCGTCGACGATGTACGGCATCAGGTTGTCGTCGCCCTCGGCCGCGTCGTGCAGCGCCGCGAGCGCGTCCTCGACCGGTCCGTCGTCGCGCTCGTCCTTGACGTCCTGGAGGCGCTCGCGCTGGCGCTGCTGGTCTTCTTCCGTGACTTCCTCGATATCGACTTCCGGCTCCTCGTCGACCTCGTACTCGTTGACGCCGACGATGACGCGCTCACCCTCGTCGATCTCGCGCTGGCGCTCGAAGGCGACGTCCTGGACCTCGCGCTGGACCCACTGATCCTCGATCGCCTGGAGCATCCCGCCCCGATCGTCGACCGAATCGAGGATGTCGAACGCTTCCTGTTCCAGCTCGTCGGTGAGGTTCTCGACGTAGTAGCTGCCCGCGAGCGGGTCGATCGTGTCGGCCGCGCCCGACTCGTGCGCGAGGATCTGCTGGGTGCGCAGCGCCGTGCGGACGCTCTCCTCGGTGGGGAGGGCGAGTGCCTCGTCCTTCCCGTTCGTGTGGAGGCTCTGGGTGCCGCCGAGAACGCCGGCGAGCGCCTGGTAGGCGACCCTGACGATGTTGTTGTCGATCTGCTGGGCGGTCAGCGTCGAGCCAGCAGTTTGTGTATGGAACTTGAGCTTCTTCGAGTCCGGATCGTCGGCGTCGAAGCGCTCGTCCATGATCTTCGCCCACATCCGGCGGGCAGCTCGGAACTTGGCGGCCTCCTCGAAGATGTTGTTGTACGAGGCGAAGAAAAAGGAGAGCTGCGGGGCGAACTCGTCGACCGCGAGGCCGGCATCGAGCGCGCGCTCGACGTACTCGATGCCGTCGCCGAGCGTGAAGGCGATCTCCTGGGCCGCCGACGCGCCGGCTTCGCGGATGTGATAGCCCGAGATCGAGATCGTGTTGAAGTTCGGCACCTCCGCCGCACAGAACTCGAAGATGTCGGTGATAATTCGCATCGAAGGCTCTGGCGGGTAGATGTAGGTGTTGCGCGCGACGTACTCCTTCAGCACGTCGTTCTGGATCGTCCCCCTGAGATTCTCGCGATCGACGCCCTGGCGGTCGCCGACGGCGATGTACATCGCCAGCAGGATCGACGCCGGCGCGTTGATCGTCATGCTCGTCGAGACGTCGTCGAGCGAGATGCCATCGAAGACCGTCTCCATGTCGTGGATCGAGTCGATCGCGACGCCCGACTTCCCGACCTCGCCGGCAGCCATCCCGTCGTCGGAGTCGTAGCCCATCTGTGTGGGGAGATCGAACGCCATCGAGAGCCCCGTCTGGCCCTCGTCGATGAGATAGCGGTAGCGCTCGTTGGTCTCCTCTGCGGTGCCCATGCCCGCGTACTGGCGCATCGTCCAGAGGCGACCGCGGTACATCGTCGGATACACCCCCCGGGTATAGGGCTCCTCGCCGGGAAAGCCGAACTCGTCGTCGTACTCGCGCTCGCCGACGTCGTCGGGCGTGTAGAGGCGGTCGACTTCGTGGCCGTCGGTGTCGGTAGTAAAGCTCTCCTTGCGTTCGCCGAAGCGATCGAGCGTCGGCCCGAGGGTGTCGTCCTCCCATTCCTCCTTCGCCGAGCGGATGTCGGCGAGATCGTCAGCATCGAACATGACTTCGCTGCGCGTCGAACGCCCTTAACCTTTGACGGCCTACCCCGTGTCGTACTTGTAGGTCGCGTTCTCGCTGTCGATACCGAAGTTCTCGGGCGTTTCCTCGGGTTCACCGTCGCCTTCCCCCACGGAGCTGGCGTGTTTGAACCGTTCACGCAGGGTTTCGGGCATCGAGAACGCGTCGGTGGCGAGCGCGAGCGGGACGGCGTCGGGGACGCTGCCGTCGCGTTTCTCGTCGAGTCGCGTTTCGAGCTTCGCGGGGAGTTCCTCGCGGTCGATCCGGTCGAAGCCGAACCGATCGAGATAGCGGGGCTGATCGGTGAGCGAATAGACCGTGTCGAACCCCTCGTCGCTCGCGCGGTCGACGAGGCGCTCGATGACGTGTGCACCGACGCCCTGGCCGCGCCAGCCCTCAAGGACGCCGATCCCGGTGAGTTCGCAGACGCGTTCGTCGGCACGATGGATGCGTATCCGACCGAAGCCGACCTTCTCGTTCCCGGATTCGTCGATGGCGATGACGTAATCGCGCGAGCGGAAGGCGGCGGCGTCGAGACTCATCGCCTCGATATGGTCCAGAAGCCAGACCTCCTCACGGTTTCTCGCGTTCCGGACGTACATACGGGCGATAGCCGCGGCGGATACAAAAAGGGTCGCTTAGGAAGAGAATCGGATGGTGTACGGGATCTCCGATTTCGAGAAACAGGGCGCAAAGATTCTTGTGGAATCCGCAGAAATAGCCACACCACGATGACAGCCGCTCCCGGCACCGACGAGATCGTCCACGAACCGTCCGAGGAGTTCGTCGAATCGACGAACGTCCGGGCGTTCATGCAGGAGTACGACATCGACGACTACGACGAGCTGATCGCGCGGACCTGCAACGAGGTCGACGGCGTCGAGCAGTCGGGCATCGACTGGTTCTGGGACGAACTCGTCGACTACCTCGACATCGAGTTCGACGAGGACTACGACCGCGTCCGCGACGATTCCGACGGGCCACAGTTCTCGGAGTGGTATCCCGGCGGGAAAATAAACGTCGCCCACAACACGCTCGACCGGTACGCCGAGGGTGATACGCGCGAGAAGACGGCGTGCCTCTGGGAGGGCGAACCGGGTGAGGTCCGCGAGATCAGTTTCGGCGAGTTGCACGCACAGGCGAATCGCGTCGCGAACGCCCTGGAGGAGCGCGGCATCGAGACCGGCGACACCGTCGGGCTGTACATGCCGATGGTACCCGAGGTGATCGCGATCCTGTACGGCTGTTTCAAGGTCGGTGCGATCGCCGTCCCGATCTTCTCGGGCTTCGGCGTCGACGCGACCGCCACACGGATCGCGGACGCCGAACCCACGGTGTTGTTCACCGGCGATGGGTTCTATCGTCGCGGTAGCGAGGTCCATCTGAAGGAGGCGGCCGACGACGCCATCGACGCGGCGGGCCACGTCGAGCACACCGTCGTCTTCGATCGACTCGGACGCATGCCGGATGACAGCGGGGAAGCGCCGTGGGACGACGCGCGCGACGAGACGTGGGACGAAGCGGTCGCGAGTCAGTCCGCCGAGTACGACACCAAGGAACTCGACGCCTCACAGGAGTCGATACTGCTCTACTCCTCGGGAACGACGGGGACCCCGAAGGGGATCGTCCACACGCACGCGGGCATCCTCATGCAGTGCGCGAAGGAGATCCACTTCGGCTTCGACCAGCAGGACGATGACCGCTTCTTCTGGGTGTCGGATATCGGCTGGATGATGGGGCCGTGGACGCTGATCGGCAACCACGCCTTCGGCGGGACGGTGGTGATGTACGAGGGCGCACCCGATCACCCCGAACCCGATCGGTTCTGGCGGATGATCGACGACCACGACGTCACGCAGTTCGGCATCTCGCCGACGGCCATCCGCGCGCTGCGCAAGCAGGGCGACGACTGGATCGACGGGCACGATCTCTCCAGTCTCAGACTGCTCGGCTCGACCGGCGAGCCCTGGGATCCCGAATCCTGGAACTGGTTCTACGAGAACGTCGGCAACGGCGAGACGCCGATCATCAACATCTCCGGCGGCACGGAGATCTGTGGCTGTTTCTTGATGCCGATGCCGATTCAGCCGCTCAAACCCTGTACGCTCGGCGGGCCCGGGATCGGCATGAACATCGACATCGTGAACGAGGAAGGCGAGAGCGTCGCCGACGAAAACGAACGCGGCTATCTCGTCGCGCGTGATTCGTGTCCCTCGATGACGAAATCGCTCTGGAGCGGCGACGACCGCTATCTCGACGAATACTGGTCGACCTTCGAGGATCCACCGCTCTGGAACCACGGCGACTGGGCCCAGAAGGACGAGGACGGGCTCTGGTTCCTCCACGGCCGCGCCGACGACGCGCTCAACGTCGCCGGCCGGAAAGTCGGGCCCGCCGAGGTCGAGGCCGCCGTCATCGACCACGACGACGCCAATCAGGCCGCCGCGGTCGGCGTCCCCGACGACACGACCGGGACGGCGGTGGTCGCCTACGTCGTTCTCGAAGATCATGCGGAGCCGTCGGACGGACTGCGCGAGGAACTGCGCGAGCAGGTCGGCGCGGAGCTCGGCAAGCCGTTCAAACCCCGCGAGGTGCTGTTCGTCGACGAGTTCCCGAAGACCCAGTCGGGGAAGATCATCCGCCGCGCCATCGCGTCGGTCTACCGGGGCGAGGAGCTCGGCGATATGGACTCCATCGAGAACCCCGACGCGCTTGACGCCGTCGAGCAGGCACAGTAGCAGCCCATTGCGATCTGCCGTGGCGCGGAAAGCCTGATACCATCGCTCGCGCAATCGCACTCATGAGCACGCGCCCATGGGAGGATCGCATCGTCGGCGACCGGATGACCGTCGATCAAGAGTTCACCGATACGGTCGAGAGTTCACAGTTCAGCCGCCAGCAATGGGGCCTCATCATGACGGCCGTCGAGTTCGATATCGAAAATCCGAGCGACGAGTCGGCCGCACTCGTCGCCGACACGGAGAAACTCCCGCACGTGATGGACGAGCTCGACGACATCGATGCGCGGAACCCGATGGCCGCGAGCGACGATTCGGGCGGTGGCATTCTCGACTCGCTCGGCGGACTGTTCGGCGGCGGTGACGACGATCACGACGAACAGCTCGCGGCGGCCGAGCGTCTCGCCGATCGCTATGCCGAGCAGTTACAGACCCATCTCGAAGAACAGGGCAAATGGGACGAGATCCGCGCTGCCGCGCGCGACTAGGGGCTGCCGCCGCGAAAGAGCGTCCGTTCCTCGGTCTCGTAGATGTTGATCAGTTCGGAGACGATCTCGTCGTAGGATTCCTCGTCGACGCGGAGTCTGTCGAGGCGATCGATCGTCTCCTCGTCGAGTGCTATCTCGGGCATTGATTCGTCGTGCGAGCGCGAACGGCTTAACCTCGGCGGTCAGAGCCGTGCTAGCAATCCACTCTCGATCTCCTCGGTGGTCGCCTCGCCACCGAGATCCGGCGTGTGCGGGCCGTCGGCGAGAACCTCCATCACCGCCGTCCGGATCCGTTCGGCCTCGTTGGCTCTCCCCAAGAACTCACAGCACATCGCGGCGCTCAGCACCGTCGCGACCGGGTTGGCGATCCCCTCGCCGGCGATGTCCGGCGCGCTCCCGTGGACTGGTTCGAACAGCGCGCGCTCGGGGCCGATGTTCGCGCTCGGCAGCAGTCCGAGTCCGCCGACGAGCCCGGCCGCCAGATCCGAGAGCACGTCGCCCGCGAGGTTGGGACAGATCACGACGCCGTAGTCAGCCGGGTTCATCACGAGATCGGTCGCCAACGCGTCCATCAGCTGGGTCTCGTGGTCGGCCGCCTTCTCCTCGGCCACCCGACCGGCAGTCTCGACGAACAGCCCGTCGGTCCGAGCCATCACGTTCGCCTTGTGCGCCACCGTCACGTCGTAGTCGTGCTCGGCGGCGTAGTCGAACCCGAACTCGGCGATCCGTCGCGAGGCGGGTTCGGTGATCACGCGGGTCAGCGTCCGCACCTCGTCGGTGAGATCGCTCTCGATGCCCGCGTAGACGCCCTCGGTGTTCTCGCGGACGAACACCAGGTCGGCATCGGGATGGAGTGCGTCGATGCCCGGATAGGCCCGCGCCGGGCGGACGTTCGCGAACGAGCCGACCGCGCTCCGGAGCGGGAGGATCACGTCCGCCGCGCTCTCGCCGGCCGCACCGAACAACGTCGCGTCGCTCGTCTCGGCCGCTCGTTTCGTCTCTCCTGGCAGCGGCTCGCCAGTTTCCTCCCGAACTCGATCGCCGGCATCGTACTCGGTGAACGCGAACTCGCCGACCTCGTCGAGCACCGACACCGCGACCGGGACGACCTCCTGGCCGATCCCGTCGCCCGGGATCACCGCGATCTCCTCAGTCATCGAGATAGGGGAGTCCGGCGGCCGTCTCTTCGACCGCACCCGAATTCGATTGCATCAATGCAGTCGTGTCCCAGACGCCGTCGACGAGCGCCCGGCGCTGGGCTTCGTCGACGGTGACGGTGGCCTCGTGATCGCCGTAGCGCACCGTCTCGTCGGCCACGTCGATCTCGATGTCGTCATCGGGGTTCGACTCGGTCCATGCCTGAATTTCGGAGACGGTCTCGTGATCGGCGGTCACGGTCGGGATCCCGAGCGCGAGACAGTTTCCGGCGAAGATCTCGGCGAAGCTCTCGCCGATGAGTGCGTCGATCCCCCAGCGCATGAGTGCCTGGGGCGCGTGCTCGCGCGAGGAGCCACAGCCGAAGTTGGCGTTGACGACCATCACCGAGGCGTCACGGAACCGCTCCTCGTTCATCGGATGGTCCTTCTCGTTGTCCTCGTCGTCGAACCGCTGGTCGAAGAAGGCGAACTCGCCGAGCCCGTCGAAGGTGATCACCTTCATGAACCGCG belongs to Halococcus qingdaonensis and includes:
- the mce gene encoding methylmalonyl-CoA epimerase; the protein is MNFDHAGIATDDADGLAELYADLFDTPVVHEERFDGMAVRFLDCGESYFELLEPREEGTIARYLDRNGPGIHHFALATDDIAEALDRMDDRGVELIDEEPRPGAWGHDVAFLHPKSTGGILVEMVEH
- a CDS encoding acyl-CoA mutase large subunit family protein, which codes for MFDADDLADIRSAKEEWEDDTLGPTLDRFGERKESFTTDTDGHEVDRLYTPDDVGEREYDDEFGFPGEEPYTRGVYPTMYRGRLWTMRQYAGMGTAEETNERYRYLIDEGQTGLSMAFDLPTQMGYDSDDGMAAGEVGKSGVAIDSIHDMETVFDGISLDDVSTSMTINAPASILLAMYIAVGDRQGVDRENLRGTIQNDVLKEYVARNTYIYPPEPSMRIITDIFEFCAAEVPNFNTISISGYHIREAGASAAQEIAFTLGDGIEYVERALDAGLAVDEFAPQLSFFFASYNNIFEEAAKFRAARRMWAKIMDERFDADDPDSKKLKFHTQTAGSTLTAQQIDNNIVRVAYQALAGVLGGTQSLHTNGKDEALALPTEESVRTALRTQQILAHESGAADTIDPLAGSYYVENLTDELEQEAFDILDSVDDRGGMLQAIEDQWVQREVQDVAFERQREIDEGERVIVGVNEYEVDEEPEVDIEEVTEEDQQRQRERLQDVKDERDDGPVEDALAALHDAAEGDDNLMPYIVDAVKAEATTGEIADAMRDVFGEHQGGAAL
- a CDS encoding GNAT family N-acetyltransferase, giving the protein MYVRNARNREEVWLLDHIEAMSLDAAAFRSRDYVIAIDESGNEKVGFGRIRIHRADERVCELTGIGVLEGWRGQGVGAHVIERLVDRASDEGFDTVYSLTDQPRYLDRFGFDRIDREELPAKLETRLDEKRDGSVPDAVPLALATDAFSMPETLRERFKHASSVGEGDGEPEETPENFGIDSENATYKYDTG
- a CDS encoding AMP-binding protein; its protein translation is MTAAPGTDEIVHEPSEEFVESTNVRAFMQEYDIDDYDELIARTCNEVDGVEQSGIDWFWDELVDYLDIEFDEDYDRVRDDSDGPQFSEWYPGGKINVAHNTLDRYAEGDTREKTACLWEGEPGEVREISFGELHAQANRVANALEERGIETGDTVGLYMPMVPEVIAILYGCFKVGAIAVPIFSGFGVDATATRIADAEPTVLFTGDGFYRRGSEVHLKEAADDAIDAAGHVEHTVVFDRLGRMPDDSGEAPWDDARDETWDEAVASQSAEYDTKELDASQESILLYSSGTTGTPKGIVHTHAGILMQCAKEIHFGFDQQDDDRFFWVSDIGWMMGPWTLIGNHAFGGTVVMYEGAPDHPEPDRFWRMIDDHDVTQFGISPTAIRALRKQGDDWIDGHDLSSLRLLGSTGEPWDPESWNWFYENVGNGETPIINISGGTEICGCFLMPMPIQPLKPCTLGGPGIGMNIDIVNEEGESVADENERGYLVARDSCPSMTKSLWSGDDRYLDEYWSTFEDPPLWNHGDWAQKDEDGLWFLHGRADDALNVAGRKVGPAEVEAAVIDHDDANQAAAVGVPDDTTGTAVVAYVVLEDHAEPSDGLREELREQVGAELGKPFKPREVLFVDEFPKTQSGKIIRRAIASVYRGEELGDMDSIENPDALDAVEQAQ
- a CDS encoding DUF5799 family protein → MSTRPWEDRIVGDRMTVDQEFTDTVESSQFSRQQWGLIMTAVEFDIENPSDESAALVADTEKLPHVMDELDDIDARNPMAASDDSGGGILDSLGGLFGGGDDDHDEQLAAAERLADRYAEQLQTHLEEQGKWDEIRAAARD
- a CDS encoding DUF7557 family protein, with protein sequence MPEIALDEETIDRLDRLRVDEESYDEIVSELINIYETEERTLFRGGSP
- a CDS encoding isocitrate/isopropylmalate dehydrogenase family protein gives rise to the protein MTEEIAVIPGDGIGQEVVPVAVSVLDEVGEFAFTEYDAGDRVREETGEPLPGETKRAAETSDATLFGAAGESAADVILPLRSAVGSFANVRPARAYPGIDALHPDADLVFVRENTEGVYAGIESDLTDEVRTLTRVITEPASRRIAEFGFDYAAEHDYDVTVAHKANVMARTDGLFVETAGRVAEEKAADHETQLMDALATDLVMNPADYGVVICPNLAGDVLSDLAAGLVGGLGLLPSANIGPERALFEPVHGSAPDIAGEGIANPVATVLSAAMCCEFLGRANEAERIRTAVMEVLADGPHTPDLGGEATTEEIESGLLARL
- the leuD gene encoding 3-isopropylmalate dehydratase small subunit translates to MTEEVVETVERVAGTGIPVRGNDIDTDQVIPARFMKVITFDGLGEFAFFDQRFDDEDNEKDHPMNEERFRDASVMVVNANFGCGSSREHAPQALMRWGIDALIGESFAEIFAGNCLALGIPTVTADHETVSEIQAWTESNPDDDIEIDVADETVRYGDHEATVTVDEAQRRALVDGVWDTTALMQSNSGAVEETAAGLPYLDD